Proteins from one Pontibacter korlensis genomic window:
- a CDS encoding CHRD domain-containing protein: MKTHRISYGILTTLLLSLMLGLGGCNDDDDDDANPTPMEEIVMLKDATLSGTQEVPPNNSAATGTFKGQYNKDTKRLSYTITFAGITPTAMHFHKGEAGMAGPVVVPINPGSNPYSSSNPFESPLSGTTPALTAEQEADLLAGNWFLNVHSAEFPDGEIRAQITQ; this comes from the coding sequence ATGAAAACGCACCGAATTTCTTACGGAATACTGACCACCTTATTGCTTAGCCTGATGCTTGGCCTGGGCGGCTGCAACGATGACGATGACGACGATGCAAACCCAACACCAATGGAAGAGATCGTTATGCTGAAGGATGCTACCCTTAGTGGCACGCAGGAGGTGCCGCCTAACAACTCAGCAGCAACCGGCACCTTTAAGGGGCAATACAATAAGGATACAAAAAGACTGTCCTATACTATAACGTTTGCGGGCATTACCCCCACCGCCATGCACTTCCATAAAGGAGAGGCAGGCATGGCTGGGCCTGTGGTGGTCCCAATCAACCCCGGCTCTAACCCTTACTCCAGTTCAAATCCATTCGAAAGTCCGCTCTCCGGAACAACCCCGGCACTAACGGCAGAACAGGAGGCTGACCTGCTGGCAGGCAACTGGTTTCTAAATGTACATAGCGCTGAATTTCCGGATGGAGAAATCAGGGCCCAAATCACGCAGTAG
- a CDS encoding outer membrane beta-barrel protein, with the protein MSDEELDDLFRKSAERYEPPFDEEAWEAMEQRLDSRRTIWARMKRFIPLLLLALLVSVGAWWQLANEPAAPSEKIRTAEEDTAGQDTRSWGQKSESKVAALPELSPEPVQPPSSNKGTVNVAPVKAVSSKTPEVIAKRGVPVKPLVSVATEVKQRVPSMATNVGDTAGAGARLKAHLPDSVSQVALQKAAQPEAPDSSSQKPKVKEQAFLKNITLSLVLAPDFTTVRFREPDQISLNAGLLVSVPLSSRFSLVTGVIGANKVYYTEAKEYEPYPGYWTGKSLPDEIEATCQVLDIPLNLQYLVWKHGKNKVYVQAGVSSYLMLHEKYTYTYEHAGQDTYSKSWEISNRNRHWFGMQNLSVGYTRRLSPAFVVGAEPFVKIPLSSIGEGQVKLTSAGIFFTAGYTLDR; encoded by the coding sequence ATGTCTGACGAAGAACTTGATGACCTGTTCCGGAAATCAGCCGAGAGGTATGAACCTCCCTTTGACGAGGAGGCCTGGGAGGCTATGGAGCAAAGGCTGGACAGCAGGAGGACTATCTGGGCACGCATGAAGCGCTTTATCCCCCTGCTACTGCTGGCACTGCTGGTAAGCGTGGGGGCATGGTGGCAGCTAGCCAACGAACCTGCTGCCCCATCAGAAAAAATTCGGACCGCTGAAGAAGATACTGCTGGACAAGATACACGCTCCTGGGGGCAAAAAAGCGAAAGTAAGGTTGCTGCATTACCAGAGCTCTCTCCGGAGCCGGTACAGCCGCCAAGCTCGAACAAAGGAACTGTTAATGTAGCCCCTGTGAAAGCTGTTAGCAGCAAGACTCCTGAAGTCATAGCGAAACGAGGTGTGCCGGTGAAACCACTGGTGTCGGTTGCGACAGAGGTGAAGCAGCGAGTACCAAGTATGGCGACAAACGTAGGAGACACGGCAGGTGCTGGTGCGCGCCTGAAGGCGCACCTACCAGACTCGGTCTCGCAGGTGGCGCTACAGAAGGCAGCGCAGCCTGAAGCACCTGATAGCAGCAGCCAAAAGCCGAAAGTGAAAGAACAGGCCTTTCTGAAAAACATCACCCTGTCCCTTGTTCTGGCCCCGGACTTTACAACCGTCAGGTTCCGGGAGCCCGACCAGATAAGCCTGAATGCAGGCCTGCTGGTAAGTGTGCCGCTTAGCAGCCGCTTCAGCCTGGTAACCGGCGTGATTGGTGCCAACAAAGTCTATTATACAGAGGCAAAAGAATATGAGCCCTACCCCGGCTACTGGACTGGTAAATCACTGCCGGATGAAATTGAGGCAACATGCCAGGTACTCGATATTCCTCTAAACCTGCAGTACCTTGTCTGGAAACATGGCAAAAACAAGGTTTACGTGCAGGCAGGTGTCTCCAGCTATCTCATGTTGCACGAGAAGTATACTTATACCTACGAGCACGCGGGGCAGGATACATACAGCAAAAGCTGGGAGATATCGAATCGGAATAGGCATTGGTTTGGCATGCAGAACCTGTCTGTTGGGTATACGCGCAGACTTTCCCCTGCTTTTGTGGTTGGGGCGGAGCCTTTCGTAAAAATCCCACTGTCAAGCATTGGCGAAGGGCAGGTGAAGCTGACAAGCGCAGGCATATTTTTCACGGCAGGCTATACGCTGGACAGATAA
- a CDS encoding RNA polymerase sigma factor — protein sequence MSGTEGKELEAMLQGCLKQDREAQRKLYKHFFGYAMSICTRYSKDQEEAKEVLNDGFMKVFTRLKQYDTQKPFKWWLRRVMINTALDNYRHNLRNYHLRNIEAAAPTADPYDVVQQINYEYLISLVQKLSPAYRAVFNLYVIDGYNHEEIAQMLGTTVGTSKSNLAKARANLREALKKSRIEEFKQYV from the coding sequence GTGAGCGGAACAGAAGGCAAAGAGTTGGAAGCAATGCTTCAGGGGTGCCTGAAACAGGACCGTGAGGCACAGAGAAAGCTTTACAAGCATTTCTTCGGCTATGCCATGAGTATTTGTACCCGCTACTCAAAAGACCAGGAAGAAGCAAAGGAAGTGCTCAACGATGGTTTTATGAAGGTGTTTACCCGACTAAAGCAGTACGATACCCAGAAGCCATTTAAATGGTGGCTGCGGCGAGTCATGATCAACACCGCGCTGGACAACTACCGGCATAACCTGAGGAACTACCACCTCCGGAACATTGAGGCAGCAGCACCCACGGCAGACCCTTACGATGTAGTGCAGCAGATCAACTATGAATACCTGATCTCGCTGGTGCAAAAACTATCGCCGGCATATCGAGCGGTGTTTAACCTCTACGTGATAGACGGATACAACCACGAGGAGATTGCGCAGATGCTAGGCACCACCGTCGGCACATCTAAGTCAAACCTTGCCAAAGCAAGAGCCAATTTAAGGGAGGCACTAAAAAAAAGCAGGATTGAAGAGTTTAAGCAATATGTCTGA
- a CDS encoding RNA polymerase sigma factor: MKQITATEKAAITDAAVVSRVLAGEVSLYELLMRRHNQKLYRVIRSYLKQEQEVEDVMQDTYLKAYEKLYQFRSDALFSTWLIRIGINNALARLREQKRLIAAHLVDQPEDFSYLLNQITTSMNPEQLAIKQEVKQLLEKAIDSIPGKYRVVYMLHEVEGMPITEVAKCLDLSESNVKVRLHRAKLMLKESLLKLSASRDVFEFGNKRCDAVVAHVLKALPPDKEV; this comes from the coding sequence ATGAAGCAAATAACAGCAACCGAAAAAGCAGCGATAACCGATGCAGCAGTGGTAAGCCGTGTACTTGCCGGTGAGGTATCGCTGTATGAGCTGCTGATGCGGCGACACAACCAAAAGCTATACCGGGTAATCAGAAGTTACCTTAAGCAGGAGCAGGAAGTGGAGGATGTGATGCAGGATACTTACCTGAAGGCCTATGAGAAGCTGTATCAGTTTCGCAGCGACGCCCTATTCTCTACCTGGCTCATTCGGATCGGGATCAACAATGCGCTGGCACGGCTGCGTGAACAGAAACGGCTTATAGCCGCACATCTGGTAGACCAGCCAGAGGACTTTTCTTACCTGTTAAACCAGATCACTACCTCTATGAACCCCGAGCAATTAGCAATAAAGCAGGAAGTAAAACAGCTGCTGGAAAAAGCCATCGACAGTATTCCTGGAAAGTACAGGGTCGTTTACATGCTGCACGAAGTGGAGGGCATGCCCATAACGGAAGTTGCTAAGTGCCTAGACCTGTCGGAGAGTAACGTAAAAGTAAGGTTGCACCGGGCAAAACTGATGCTGAAAGAGAGCTTGCTTAAGCTATCTGCTAGTAGGGATGTATTTGAGTTTGGGAACAAGCGATGCGACGCGGTGGTGGCGCACGTACTTAAGGCACTGCCTCCAGATAAGGAAGTATAA
- a CDS encoding tRNA (5-methylaminomethyl-2-thiouridylate)-methyltransferase — METIASTTTSSHSAERPAYDRLATTANLLKFTFGLVPIVAGIDKFTHLLTNWNKYLAPVVTDILPFSTDAFMKMVGIIEIIAGVLVLVKPKIGALVVSLWLVGIAVNLLLTGEYFDVAVRDLVMAVGAFSLYLLLPGSSR, encoded by the coding sequence ATGGAAACAATCGCATCAACCACAACCAGTTCACATAGTGCAGAGCGCCCTGCTTATGACCGCCTTGCTACTACCGCTAACCTGTTAAAGTTCACGTTTGGGCTGGTTCCAATTGTAGCGGGGATCGATAAATTCACTCACCTGCTTACCAACTGGAATAAATACTTGGCACCAGTGGTGACAGATATACTGCCTTTCAGTACAGACGCTTTTATGAAGATGGTAGGTATTATTGAGATCATAGCTGGCGTGCTGGTGTTAGTTAAACCAAAAATCGGAGCACTGGTGGTAAGCCTGTGGCTGGTAGGCATTGCTGTTAACCTGCTGCTTACCGGTGAGTACTTCGATGTTGCCGTACGCGACCTGGTAATGGCTGTCGGAGCCTTCTCGCTTTACTTATTGTTACCTGGCAGCAGCCGTTAG
- a CDS encoding histidine kinase, which produces MAEPIQRNKVEFWAATTIYVFSLFSLSIDYSPNEFYFQNTNLVFHYYEHFFWPQLVRFTVVYLAFLLLNFKVAPKLIHRESVWLNVLLVLAAFVAVGVVTGITDTYYKGYLITKYDYVQEFWNYTFQSSFQNTLRLLLVFGFYTFIKYFGLYLLSNSVAIQSKYRMVTQDLITAFMVWLVSVFILVVFDVGEEITAVWTIVSLCAILLYFFSFYSLIPKSLAAKRPLLSYELRVLLVLVLSYLPAALLLLPMLHDEDAAFGISFFNALFQLVITAPATWMLYQRQQKGKEEVYVLKKELGRSAANLDFLRSQINPHFLFNALNTLYGTALQENSERTAQGIQMLGDMMRFMLHENHQQKILLAREIEYMRNYIDLQLLRTSASPEIVIETNIEEVLDQKYIAPMLLIPFVENAFKHGISLKQKSWIRISLHCDQNKLYFDVYNSTHKKLENDPEKDKSGVGLKNVKQRLELLYPEKYELIIRETPEEYFVHLTIEL; this is translated from the coding sequence ATGGCCGAACCTATCCAACGGAATAAGGTAGAGTTCTGGGCTGCTACCACCATCTACGTTTTTTCGCTGTTCTCGCTATCCATAGACTACAGCCCAAACGAGTTCTACTTCCAGAACACTAATTTAGTGTTTCATTATTACGAGCACTTTTTCTGGCCCCAGTTGGTGCGCTTTACCGTTGTTTACCTTGCCTTCCTGCTGCTAAATTTTAAGGTAGCCCCCAAGCTGATCCACAGGGAATCTGTATGGCTGAACGTCCTGCTTGTTCTGGCTGCGTTTGTAGCCGTTGGAGTAGTAACAGGCATAACAGACACTTACTACAAGGGTTATCTCATAACCAAGTACGATTACGTGCAGGAATTCTGGAATTATACTTTTCAAAGCAGTTTTCAGAATACCCTGCGGTTGTTGCTAGTATTCGGCTTTTACACGTTCATCAAATATTTTGGGCTTTACCTGTTATCTAACTCTGTTGCTATACAATCAAAGTATAGAATGGTGACCCAAGATTTGATCACAGCTTTTATGGTGTGGTTGGTGAGTGTGTTTATACTGGTAGTGTTTGACGTAGGGGAAGAAATAACAGCAGTCTGGACTATAGTATCTCTCTGTGCCATACTGCTATACTTCTTCTCTTTTTACTCCCTTATACCCAAATCGCTTGCAGCAAAACGTCCTTTACTGTCTTACGAGTTAAGGGTGCTGTTGGTACTTGTTCTGTCATACTTGCCTGCTGCTTTACTTTTGCTTCCAATGCTGCATGACGAGGACGCTGCTTTTGGGATTAGCTTTTTCAATGCCCTGTTTCAGCTAGTTATCACTGCGCCTGCAACCTGGATGTTATATCAGCGCCAGCAAAAAGGCAAGGAAGAAGTATACGTGCTGAAAAAGGAGCTAGGACGTTCTGCAGCCAATCTTGATTTTTTGAGATCGCAGATTAATCCGCACTTTCTGTTTAATGCCCTTAACACGCTTTACGGTACAGCGCTGCAGGAAAACAGTGAGCGCACGGCACAAGGAATACAGATGCTTGGCGACATGATGCGCTTTATGCTGCACGAAAATCATCAGCAAAAAATATTGCTGGCCCGCGAGATTGAGTACATGCGTAACTATATCGACTTGCAGCTGCTGCGCACATCTGCCTCTCCTGAAATCGTGATTGAGACGAATATAGAAGAGGTGCTGGACCAGAAATATATTGCCCCGATGCTGCTGATCCCCTTTGTGGAGAATGCCTTTAAACATGGCATTAGTCTGAAGCAGAAATCTTGGATACGGATAAGCCTGCACTGCGACCAGAACAAGCTGTATTTTGACGTATACAACAGCACGCACAAAAAGTTGGAGAACGACCCTGAGAAGGACAAGTCAGGGGTGGGGCTGAAGAATGTGAAGCAGCGCCTTGAGCTGTTGTACCCAGAGAAGTATGAGTTGATTATCCGAGAAACGCCGGAGGAGTACTTTGTGCACCTGACAATCGAACTATAA
- a CDS encoding LytR/AlgR family response regulator transcription factor produces MRAIAIDDEPMALEVVRSHAAKVPFLELVACFTDAFKAMEYLQNEPIDLLFLDIKMPDISGLEFVTSLQKKPMVVFTTAYSEHAVTSFELDAIDYLLKPFSLPRFIKACNKAHELSQLRGTSAPAKDYVFLKTGYEQVKVYYEEILYLEAAGNYVTFVLEDKKLLTRMTVSEATDTLPADKFVRVHRSYIVAKNRIDKIERHQVTIKENEVPVGASYMQQLQVV; encoded by the coding sequence ATGAGAGCAATAGCAATAGACGATGAGCCAATGGCGTTGGAGGTGGTGCGGTCCCATGCCGCAAAGGTGCCCTTCTTGGAACTGGTTGCCTGCTTTACCGACGCCTTTAAAGCAATGGAGTACCTGCAAAACGAACCTATAGACCTGCTGTTTCTGGATATTAAGATGCCAGACATTTCAGGGTTAGAATTCGTGACTAGTCTGCAGAAAAAGCCAATGGTGGTGTTTACCACTGCTTACTCAGAACACGCTGTTACCAGCTTTGAGCTCGATGCCATTGATTACCTGCTGAAACCTTTCTCGCTGCCGCGGTTCATAAAAGCCTGCAATAAGGCTCACGAGTTATCACAGTTACGCGGCACATCAGCACCAGCTAAAGACTATGTTTTCCTGAAGACGGGTTATGAGCAGGTGAAAGTATACTATGAAGAGATTTTATACTTAGAGGCGGCGGGTAACTATGTAACCTTTGTGCTGGAGGATAAAAAGTTGCTCACCCGCATGACAGTCAGCGAAGCTACCGATACGCTGCCTGCTGATAAATTTGTCCGTGTGCACCGTTCCTACATCGTGGCTAAAAACAGGATCGATAAAATAGAGCGGCACCAGGTAACTATCAAAGAAAACGAGGTGCCTGTCGGGGCATCTTATATGCAGCAGCTGCAGGTGGTTTAA
- a CDS encoding DUF808 domain-containing protein, protein MATGLLALLDDVSALVKASAASLDDVPTQVAKTTGKVSGIVIDDTAVTPKYVVGLDSSRELSIIFQIAKKSLLNKVLILSPAALLLGFFAPWAITPILMLGGAFLCFEGYEKVHSMFSKSHDDTGHGTGEQPQIITPEELEKERVKGAIRTDLILSAEIVAITYSTVAGTPLLNQIAVMLAVAIFITIAVYGFVGLIVKADDIGMYMAREDNSPQLREVGHGIVKFMPVFLKVLSYVGTAAMLWVGAEIIAHGIPFTSHALHDLEHALENVPALAWLATVVVSALAGLALGALIERIVKIVRRLF, encoded by the coding sequence ATGGCCACAGGACTTTTAGCTCTACTTGATGATGTATCTGCACTTGTAAAAGCAAGCGCGGCTAGTTTAGATGACGTACCCACGCAGGTGGCAAAAACCACAGGCAAGGTGTCTGGCATTGTGATAGACGACACTGCAGTAACACCAAAGTATGTGGTGGGATTAGACTCCTCGCGCGAGCTCTCCATCATCTTCCAGATAGCTAAGAAGTCCTTGCTCAACAAGGTACTCATACTGAGCCCCGCGGCCCTGCTCCTGGGTTTCTTTGCCCCTTGGGCTATTACCCCTATCCTGATGCTGGGCGGAGCTTTCCTGTGCTTTGAGGGCTATGAGAAAGTGCACTCTATGTTCAGCAAGTCTCATGATGATACAGGACATGGCACTGGAGAGCAACCTCAGATAATAACTCCGGAAGAACTGGAGAAGGAAAGAGTGAAAGGGGCTATCCGCACCGACCTGATCCTATCGGCTGAGATAGTTGCCATCACTTATTCAACCGTAGCTGGCACACCTTTGTTGAACCAAATTGCTGTAATGCTGGCTGTGGCCATCTTCATTACCATTGCCGTTTATGGTTTTGTGGGCTTGATTGTAAAAGCTGATGACATTGGTATGTACATGGCCAGAGAAGACAATAGCCCACAGCTCAGGGAAGTTGGTCATGGCATCGTTAAGTTCATGCCGGTATTCCTGAAAGTTCTTAGTTATGTTGGTACTGCAGCCATGCTATGGGTAGGAGCCGAAATCATCGCCCACGGCATTCCATTTACAAGCCATGCGCTGCACGACCTGGAGCACGCCCTGGAAAACGTGCCTGCTCTTGCCTGGCTCGCAACGGTGGTAGTAAGCGCCTTGGCGGGCTTAGCTTTAGGAGCACTGATAGAGCGGATTGTAAAAATTGTGCGACGGCTTTTCTAG
- a CDS encoding DUF1989 domain-containing protein has product MTETIAKQTGAALRLKKGDKLKVIDPEGEQVSDMVLFNAEDKREKLSSGKTLDFEETILITKGHHLWSNRSNKMMEILEDTNGRNDFLLAPCSPETFQIMYQNPDYHPSCFENLHTNLAKYGIEPDDIPTAFNIFMNVQFAPDGKLSVDPPTSQAGDYVLLEAKMDLIVGLTACSAEQSNNYSFKPIQYEIIPAQD; this is encoded by the coding sequence ATGACAGAAACTATAGCCAAACAAACTGGCGCCGCTCTCAGGCTAAAAAAAGGAGATAAATTAAAAGTAATTGATCCTGAGGGCGAACAGGTAAGCGATATGGTTCTTTTTAACGCTGAGGACAAGCGCGAGAAACTTTCTTCCGGTAAAACGCTTGACTTCGAAGAGACTATCCTCATCACCAAGGGGCATCATCTTTGGAGTAACCGCAGCAACAAAATGATGGAGATACTCGAAGATACCAACGGCCGAAACGACTTCTTACTGGCTCCTTGCAGTCCCGAGACTTTTCAGATCATGTACCAGAACCCAGACTACCACCCCAGCTGCTTTGAGAACCTCCATACAAACCTGGCAAAGTATGGCATAGAGCCTGATGACATTCCCACGGCTTTTAACATCTTCATGAATGTACAGTTTGCACCGGATGGTAAACTATCTGTAGACCCACCTACTAGCCAAGCCGGTGATTATGTGCTGCTGGAGGCCAAGATGGACTTGATTGTAGGGCTTACAGCTTGCTCTGCAGAACAGTCAAACAACTACAGTTTTAAGCCGATACAGTATGAGATAATTCCGGCCCAGGATTAA
- the gntA gene encoding guanitoxin biosynthesis heme-dependent pre-guanitoxin N-hydroxylase GntA, translated as MSTPLTQTYFTPAQLDPMDMGPFTDIYQSIANKVSDTEYPCVGAKAALNSSQLRIGIYGKMATAASTEQLGSDLKHYIKETLAANSEYMTMIAVFTEEGPATELEFEEKLWAQLQLLHNSDDNPHPWDPDVSSNPQDSNFSFSYNKTAFFVVGLHPNASRKARRLGYTAMAFNLHRQFEQLREKGVYGNMKKVIRERDVAYDGSINPMLNDFGEGLEAPQYSGRHVDSSWKCPFLAGKL; from the coding sequence ATGAGCACCCCCTTAACACAAACCTATTTTACCCCTGCACAACTGGATCCCATGGACATGGGTCCTTTCACAGATATCTACCAAAGTATAGCAAACAAAGTGAGTGACACGGAATACCCGTGCGTTGGCGCAAAGGCTGCCTTAAACTCTTCACAGCTCCGGATCGGCATATACGGCAAAATGGCCACAGCGGCAAGTACCGAACAGCTCGGAAGTGACCTGAAGCACTACATAAAAGAGACCTTGGCAGCCAATAGCGAATATATGACCATGATTGCTGTATTTACTGAAGAGGGACCTGCTACTGAACTTGAATTTGAGGAGAAACTGTGGGCACAGCTGCAGCTTCTCCACAACAGCGACGACAACCCTCACCCTTGGGACCCGGATGTAAGCAGCAATCCACAAGACTCAAACTTCAGCTTCAGCTATAATAAAACCGCCTTCTTTGTGGTTGGTCTTCACCCCAACGCCAGTAGAAAAGCCAGGAGATTAGGCTACACTGCAATGGCATTTAACCTGCACCGTCAGTTCGAACAGCTGCGCGAGAAAGGCGTTTACGGGAACATGAAAAAAGTAATTCGTGAGCGGGACGTAGCCTACGATGGCAGTATAAACCCTATGCTAAATGATTTTGGTGAAGGTTTGGAGGCGCCGCAGTACAGCGGGCGCCATGTAGACAGCAGCTGGAAATGTCCATTCCTGGCAGGTAAACTTTAA
- a CDS encoding IS110 family transposase has product MKNLLCQNVGVDVSKDSLEVTFSTLEMDRRVKVKATRKFANTPAGFKQLQRWLESKRAAQVELRLLMEATGVYYEQLAWFLFQQGYQVSVVLPTKAKRYLQALGHRSKNDKIDARGLAQMGLEQLLELWQPLSPNIYQLRLLTRQLEEFTNQRTVCLNQLHALHHGALVVKQVERNLQKMVRVLENSLQELEEAIGELLYQDPLLAERVDKMLSIKGVGLKTVAVLLAETNGFATFERQGQLVSYAGYDVVEHQSGLRAGRTRISKKGNAHIRRAMHMPALSAVRFQEPRFVALYERLVKRGKTKMQAYVAVQRKLLVLLWTLWRKNEAYDPRYGQQPAEPKNNIQIQEAGASLSGVSAADKDAITQETQPETAEKEIAPAQARATQDELPVPVGPGALFQVE; this is encoded by the coding sequence ATGAAAAATTTACTCTGCCAGAATGTGGGAGTTGATGTGAGCAAAGACTCCCTGGAGGTGACCTTCTCCACCCTGGAGATGGACCGGCGGGTGAAGGTAAAAGCCACCCGCAAGTTTGCCAACACCCCAGCTGGGTTTAAACAGCTGCAGCGCTGGCTGGAGAGCAAGCGCGCAGCACAAGTAGAGCTGCGCCTGCTGATGGAAGCCACCGGCGTGTACTACGAGCAGCTGGCCTGGTTTCTCTTCCAGCAGGGCTACCAGGTCTCGGTCGTATTGCCCACCAAGGCCAAGCGCTACCTGCAGGCCCTGGGCCACAGGAGCAAGAACGACAAGATCGACGCCAGAGGCCTGGCCCAAATGGGCCTGGAACAGCTCCTGGAGCTCTGGCAGCCCCTCTCGCCCAACATCTACCAGCTGCGGCTGCTTACCCGCCAGCTGGAGGAGTTTACCAATCAGCGCACCGTGTGCCTTAACCAGCTCCATGCCCTGCACCATGGTGCGCTGGTGGTCAAACAGGTGGAGCGAAACCTTCAAAAGATGGTCCGAGTGCTCGAAAACAGCCTCCAGGAGCTGGAAGAGGCTATTGGGGAGCTGCTCTACCAGGACCCGCTGCTGGCCGAGCGGGTAGACAAGATGCTCTCCATCAAAGGCGTGGGCCTCAAGACGGTGGCCGTGCTGCTGGCTGAGACCAACGGCTTTGCCACCTTCGAGCGGCAGGGGCAGCTGGTCAGCTACGCCGGCTATGACGTGGTGGAGCACCAGTCGGGCCTGCGCGCGGGCAGAACCCGTATCTCTAAGAAGGGCAATGCCCACATCCGGCGGGCCATGCACATGCCGGCCCTGAGCGCGGTGCGCTTCCAGGAGCCCCGGTTTGTGGCTCTCTACGAACGGCTCGTGAAAAGGGGCAAGACCAAGATGCAGGCCTATGTGGCCGTACAGCGCAAGCTGCTGGTGCTGCTCTGGACGCTGTGGCGCAAGAATGAAGCCTATGATCCACGTTATGGGCAGCAGCCAGCGGAACCCAAAAATAACATCCAAATCCAGGAGGCCGGAGCCTCTCTTTCAGGTGTCAGCGCAGCTGACAAAGACGCAATAACGCAGGAAACGCAGCCAGAAACAGCAGAAAAAGAAATAGCCCCAGCTCAGGCCAGGGCTACGCAAGATGAACTTCCAGTACCAGTCGGCCCGGGAGCTCTCTTTCAGGTAGAGTGA
- a CDS encoding IS110 family transposase: MKNLLCQNLGVDVSKDALEVVLSTLDMERRVKVKASRKFTNTPTGFKQLQRWLEGKRAADVELRLLMEATGVYYEQLAWFLYHEGYQVSVVLPTKAKRYLQALGNKSKNDRIDARGLAQMGLEQLLELWQPLSKNIYRLRLLTRQLEDFSNQRTVCLNQLHALHHGALVVKQVERNLQKLVGTLDKSLQELEEAIGELLYQDPLLAERVEKMRSVKGVGLKTVAVLLAETNGFATFERQGQLVSYAGYDVVEHQSGQRSGRSRISKKGNAHIRRAMHLPAFTVVRYKEPVFTALYERLVKRGKTKMQAYVAVQRKLLVLLWTLWRKNEAYDPQYGQQPAEPKNNIQIQEAGASLSGVSAADEDAITQETQPETAEKK, translated from the coding sequence ATGAAGAATTTACTCTGTCAGAACCTGGGCGTCGATGTGAGCAAAGACGCCCTGGAGGTGGTCCTCTCCACCCTGGACATGGAGCGGCGGGTGAAGGTGAAAGCCTCCCGAAAATTCACCAACACCCCCACAGGCTTCAAGCAGCTGCAGCGCTGGCTGGAGGGCAAGCGCGCAGCGGACGTGGAGCTGCGCCTGCTCATGGAGGCCACGGGCGTGTACTACGAGCAGCTGGCCTGGTTCCTCTACCACGAGGGCTACCAGGTCTCGGTGGTGCTGCCCACCAAGGCCAAGCGCTACCTGCAGGCCCTGGGAAACAAGAGCAAGAACGACAGGATCGATGCCAGGGGCCTGGCGCAGATGGGCCTGGAGCAGCTCCTGGAGCTCTGGCAGCCCTTGTCGAAAAACATCTACCGGCTGCGCCTGCTGACCCGCCAGCTGGAGGACTTCTCCAACCAGCGCACCGTGTGCCTGAACCAGCTCCATGCCCTGCATCACGGTGCGCTGGTGGTCAAGCAGGTAGAGCGAAACCTCCAGAAGCTGGTCGGCACCCTGGACAAGAGCCTCCAGGAGCTGGAGGAGGCTATTGGGGAGCTGCTCTACCAGGATCCGCTGCTGGCTGAGCGGGTGGAGAAGATGCGCTCGGTCAAGGGGGTGGGGCTCAAGACGGTGGCCGTGCTCCTGGCCGAGACCAACGGCTTTGCCACCTTCGAGCGGCAGGGCCAGCTGGTCAGCTACGCCGGCTATGACGTGGTGGAGCACCAGTCGGGCCAGCGCTCGGGCAGAAGCAGAATATCAAAGAAAGGCAACGCCCACATCCGGCGGGCCATGCACCTGCCGGCCTTTACAGTAGTACGTTATAAAGAGCCTGTCTTTACTGCCCTCTACGAACGGCTCGTGAAAAGGGGCAAGACCAAGATGCAGGCGTATGTGGCCGTGCAGCGCAAGCTGCTGGTGCTGCTCTGGACGCTGTGGCGCAAGAATGAAGCCTACGACCCGCAGTATGGGCAGCAGCCGGCCGAACCCAAAAACAACATCCAAATCCAGGAGGCCGGAGCCTCTCTTTCAGGTGTCAGCGCAGCTGACGAAGACGCAATAACGCAGGAAACGCAGCCAGAAACAGCAGAAAAGAAATAG